A DNA window from Niabella yanshanensis contains the following coding sequences:
- a CDS encoding SelT/SelW/SelH family protein, producing the protein MKPTIIIEYCPKCGWMLRAAYMAQEFLTTFGDFIEAVTLKPGTTSGIFVIYVDDQAVFDRKANGGFMEIKELKQLLRDKINPGMSLGHSDKK; encoded by the coding sequence ATGAAACCAACCATTATCATAGAATATTGTCCCAAATGCGGCTGGATGCTGCGGGCTGCTTATATGGCACAGGAGTTTTTAACTACTTTCGGGGACTTTATTGAAGCCGTGACCCTCAAACCAGGAACTACAAGTGGCATATTTGTTATTTATGTAGACGATCAGGCGGTATTTGATCGTAAAGCCAATGGAGGATTTATGGAGATTAAAGAGTTGAAGCAGCTCCTGCGGGATAAAATAAACCCAGGCATGAGCCTGGGTCATTCTGATAAAAAATAA